A section of the Bryobacteraceae bacterium genome encodes:
- a CDS encoding gluconate 5-dehydrogenase, producing MSAPLPLDKRIAVVTGASRGLGRAIAVALAHAGARVACVGRDVEKLDETARLCGPGAMIVPADVTREDDVARLAAHVAEHMGPANILVNNAGVNLRKPVVDFTLDEWRWVIDSNLTSAFLCARAFIPQMIQSGYGRILNLTSIMSHVSLPGRAAYSSSKAGLLGLTRALALELAPHRITVNGISPGPFATEMNAALMNDPQANAAFLARLPLGEWGRPDDIGALAVYLCSDQARFITGTDIVIDGGWLAQ from the coding sequence ATGAGCGCACCGCTGCCTCTCGACAAACGGATTGCCGTCGTGACCGGCGCCAGCCGCGGGCTGGGCCGCGCCATCGCCGTGGCGCTGGCCCATGCCGGCGCCCGTGTCGCCTGCGTGGGCCGTGACGTGGAGAAGCTGGATGAGACCGCCCGCCTGTGCGGCCCCGGCGCGATGATCGTTCCGGCAGACGTCACCCGGGAAGATGACGTCGCCCGCCTTGCCGCCCACGTGGCCGAACACATGGGCCCGGCCAACATTCTTGTCAACAACGCCGGCGTCAATCTGCGCAAGCCCGTCGTCGACTTCACGCTGGATGAGTGGCGCTGGGTGATCGACTCAAACCTCACCAGCGCGTTTCTCTGCGCGCGCGCCTTCATCCCCCAGATGATCCAGTCCGGCTACGGGCGCATCCTCAACCTGACCTCCATCATGAGCCATGTCTCGCTGCCCGGCCGCGCCGCCTATTCCTCTTCCAAGGCCGGCCTGCTCGGCCTGACGCGCGCCCTGGCGCTCGAGCTCGCCCCGCATCGCATCACCGTCAACGGCATCAGCCCCGGCCCGTTTGCCACCGAGATGAACGCCGCGCTGATGAACGATCCGCAGGCCAACGCCGCCTTCCTCGCGCGGCTGCCGCTCGGCGAATGGGGCCGCCCCGATGACATCGGCGCGCTCGCCGTCTACCTCTGCTCCGACCAGGCCCGCTTCATCACCGGAACCGACATCGTCATCGACGGAGGCTGGCTGGCGCAGTGA
- a CDS encoding MFS transporter: protein MTQTDFDRRFFGHPAGLATLFFTELWERFGYYGMRAILVLFMTAAAAAGGLGLDPSRAYAIYGLYTASVYMASLPGGWIADRILGQQRSVLSGGILIALGYLTLAVPSEAAFYSGLVIVILGTGLLKPNISTIVGQIYAPGDPRRDSGFSIFYMGINIGATIAPLACGWVGERINYRLGFGLAGLGMLLGVLTFWRGMGRLQGAGARPVEPPDAGTGRRWRRNFRRGLLIFFCIFSTILLLHFSGIFPVSVEFLVDSAGAVLALTTLGLFAWMFFGGGWTPAERRRLAVIAVLFCGSALFWAAFEQAGSSLNLFAKNHINNVLFGFSFPASWYQSLNAAFIICFAAAFAWVWIRLGDRQPSSVAKFALAMVCASGGFLLMMEASRRAASGVLVSPLWLVGTYLLHTFGELLLSPVGLSAMTRLAPARVAGLMMGVWFLSLSMGNYLAGRLASFYGHLPPFDLFRTLALMTLAAAVVLFLLVRPVGRLLNGAAADQRGS from the coding sequence ATGACCCAAACAGACTTCGATCGGCGTTTCTTCGGCCATCCGGCCGGCCTCGCCACCCTTTTCTTCACCGAGCTCTGGGAACGCTTCGGCTACTACGGCATGCGCGCCATCCTGGTGCTCTTCATGACGGCCGCGGCCGCCGCCGGCGGCCTCGGGCTGGACCCGTCGCGCGCCTACGCCATCTACGGCCTGTACACGGCCAGCGTCTATATGGCCAGCCTGCCCGGCGGCTGGATCGCCGACCGCATCCTCGGCCAGCAGCGCAGCGTCCTTTCCGGAGGCATTCTCATCGCCCTCGGCTATCTGACGCTCGCCGTGCCCTCCGAGGCCGCTTTCTATTCGGGCCTCGTGATCGTGATTCTCGGCACCGGTCTTCTCAAGCCGAATATTTCCACGATTGTCGGCCAGATTTATGCCCCCGGCGATCCGCGGCGGGACTCCGGTTTTTCCATCTTTTATATGGGCATCAACATCGGCGCCACCATTGCGCCGCTGGCCTGCGGATGGGTGGGCGAGCGCATCAACTACCGCCTCGGCTTCGGCCTGGCGGGCCTGGGGATGCTGCTCGGGGTGCTGACCTTCTGGCGCGGAATGGGACGCCTTCAGGGCGCCGGCGCCCGGCCCGTCGAGCCCCCGGACGCCGGAACCGGGCGCCGCTGGCGCCGGAATTTCCGCCGCGGTCTGCTTATTTTTTTCTGCATTTTCTCCACCATTCTCCTCCTCCATTTCTCCGGCATTTTCCCCGTTAGCGTGGAATTTCTTGTCGATTCCGCCGGCGCCGTCCTCGCCCTGACCACGCTCGGGCTGTTCGCCTGGATGTTCTTCGGCGGCGGCTGGACGCCCGCCGAGCGGCGCCGCCTGGCTGTCATCGCCGTGCTGTTCTGCGGGTCCGCCCTGTTCTGGGCCGCCTTCGAACAGGCAGGATCCTCGCTGAACCTCTTTGCCAAGAACCACATCAACAACGTGCTGTTCGGTTTCTCATTTCCGGCGAGCTGGTACCAGTCGCTCAACGCCGCCTTCATCATCTGCTTCGCCGCCGCCTTCGCGTGGGTCTGGATCCGGCTGGGCGACCGCCAGCCCTCTTCGGTGGCCAAGTTCGCCCTCGCCATGGTCTGCGCTTCCGGCGGCTTCCTGCTCATGATGGAGGCCAGCCGCCGCGCTGCCTCCGGCGTGCTCGTCAGCCCGCTCTGGCTCGTCGGCACCTATCTTCTCCACACCTTCGGCGAGCTGCTCCTCAGCCCGGTGGGCCTGAGTGCGATGACGCGCCTGGCTCCGGCTCGCGTGGCCGGGCTCATGATGGGCGTCTGGTTCCTGTCGCTTTCCATGGGCAACTATCTGGCCGGGCGCCTGGCCTCGTTCTATGGCCACCTGCCGCCGTTCGACCTGTTCCGGACGCTCGCCCTGATGACGCTGGCCGCCGCCGTCGTGCTCTTCCTCCTCGTTCGCCCCGTGGGCCGCCTGCTCAATGGCGCCGCCGCGGACCAGCGCGGATCGTAA
- a CDS encoding farnesyl-diphosphate synthase, whose amino-acid sequence MTTSVFPLRDYLAAQVQLVDAALDRLLPPESEPPQTIHRAMRYSVFAGGKRIRPILCLEAARAVAGADPPGIFDVACSLELIHTYSLIHDDLPALDNDDLRRGRPTSHRVFGEAMAILAGDALLTFAFEVLARAASSALVAELAHAAGTVGGMIAGQVDDIEGETMAPSPELLERIHRAKTGALLRCSLRLGAMHAGADDGQLAALTRYGEHIGLAFQIVDDILDVTQTSEHLGKTAGKDAAQHKITFPAVYGLEQSRRMAAEQRALAHQALEPLGDAALRLRQLADLIVDRSS is encoded by the coding sequence ATGACCACTTCTGTTTTCCCTCTCCGGGACTACCTCGCCGCCCAGGTACAGCTCGTCGACGCCGCGCTCGACCGGCTGCTTCCGCCCGAGAGCGAACCCCCGCAGACGATCCACCGCGCCATGCGCTATTCGGTCTTCGCCGGGGGCAAGCGCATCCGTCCCATCCTGTGCCTGGAGGCGGCGCGCGCCGTCGCCGGGGCCGACCCGCCGGGCATCTTCGACGTCGCCTGCTCGCTCGAGCTGATCCATACCTACTCGCTGATCCACGACGACCTGCCGGCGCTCGACAACGACGACCTGCGCCGCGGCCGGCCCACCTCGCACCGGGTCTTCGGCGAGGCCATGGCCATTCTGGCCGGCGATGCCCTGCTGACGTTCGCCTTTGAGGTGCTGGCGCGCGCCGCCTCGTCTGCCCTGGTGGCGGAGCTGGCTCATGCCGCCGGCACCGTGGGCGGCATGATCGCCGGCCAGGTCGATGACATCGAAGGCGAGACAATGGCGCCTTCGCCGGAGCTGCTGGAACGCATCCACCGCGCCAAGACCGGGGCGCTGCTGCGGTGTTCCCTGCGGCTGGGGGCGATGCACGCCGGCGCCGACGACGGCCAGCTGGCGGCGCTCACCCGCTATGGAGAACACATCGGTCTCGCCTTTCAGATCGTCGATGACATCCTCGACGTCACCCAGACCTCCGAACATCTCGGCAAGACCGCCGGCAAGGATGCTGCGCAACACAAAATCACCTTCCCGGCCGTGTATGGCCTGGAACAGTCGCGCCGCATGGCCGCCGAACAGCGCGCGCTGGCGCACCAGGCGCTGGAGCCGCTCGGCGATGCCGCCCTGCGATTGCGGCAGCTCGCCGACCTGATCGTGGACCGCTCCTCCTGA
- a CDS encoding TlyA family rRNA (cytidine-2'-O)-methyltransferase yields MARRRIDLLLVERELAPSREKARALLLAGAVRVAGRRVDKPGALVDETSPIEVVEPFPWVSRGALKLLAALDHWRIDVAGRVCLDVGSSTGGFTEVLLARGAARVHAVDVGRGQLHWRLRNDPRVVLHEGFNARFLGRDIIGEDVQFACCDLSFISATLVLPALVPLLVPPREFVVLVKPQFEAGRGQVGKGGIVRDPAVQQAAVERVGGCARALGFECEVIESPIPGAEGNKEFLLYGFDPHGRHHRQA; encoded by the coding sequence GTGGCCCGCCGCCGCATCGACCTGCTGCTTGTCGAGCGGGAGCTGGCGCCGTCGCGAGAAAAGGCGCGGGCGCTGCTGCTGGCCGGCGCCGTGCGCGTCGCCGGCCGGCGCGTGGACAAGCCCGGGGCGCTGGTCGACGAAACGTCGCCCATCGAGGTCGTTGAGCCTTTCCCGTGGGTCAGCCGCGGTGCGCTGAAGCTGCTGGCTGCGCTCGACCACTGGAGAATTGATGTGGCAGGCCGGGTGTGCCTCGACGTGGGCTCATCCACCGGCGGATTTACGGAAGTGCTGCTGGCACGCGGCGCGGCGCGCGTGCACGCCGTTGACGTCGGCCGCGGACAGCTCCACTGGCGCCTGCGCAACGACCCGCGCGTCGTCCTCCACGAAGGGTTCAACGCGCGCTTCCTCGGCCGGGATATCATCGGCGAAGACGTGCAGTTCGCCTGTTGCGACCTGAGCTTCATCTCCGCCACGCTGGTTCTCCCGGCCCTCGTGCCGCTGCTGGTGCCGCCGCGCGAGTTCGTGGTCCTGGTCAAGCCGCAGTTTGAGGCGGGCCGCGGCCAGGTGGGCAAGGGAGGCATCGTGCGCGACCCGGCCGTGCAGCAGGCCGCGGTGGAACGTGTGGGCGGCTGCGCCCGCGCGCTGGGATTCGAATGCGAAGTGATCGAGAGCCCGATTCCCGGCGCCGAGGGCAATAAGGAGTTTCTGCTTTATGGATTCGATCCGCACGGTCGGCATCATCGCCAAGCCTGA